From Poecile atricapillus isolate bPoeAtr1 chromosome Z, bPoeAtr1.hap1, whole genome shotgun sequence, one genomic window encodes:
- the MRPL50 gene encoding large ribosomal subunit protein mL50 isoform X1: MAAVRVAAWRRSGLCAAGLRAFWSGRRCPQSTGCRKEEREVEADRAVPEKEERSEPSLICPPPCSRSYLPPEDLQSRLESHVREVFGPSLPEDWQQTPLQENRLKHRLLARLAAELGHAVPNSQLHRMRRAGDVLGFYSTPVKDGTKIDELTAAELPPNLKIIWQQ; encoded by the exons ATGGCAGCGGTGCGGGTGGCGGCGTGGCGGAGGTCTGGGCTCTGCGCCGCGGGGCTCAGGGCGTTTTGGAGCGGCCGCAGGTGCCCGCAGAGCACAGGATG caggaaggaggaaagagaagtgGAAGCAGACCGAGCAGTTCCTGAGAAGGAAGAGAGGAGTGAGCCCAGCCTGATCTGTCCCCCACCATGCAGCCGGAGTTACCTCCCCCCCGAGGACCTGCAGAGCCGCCTCGAGTCCCACGTCAGGGAAGTCTTTGGGCCCTCTCTTCCTGAGGACTGGCAGCAGACTCCCCTGCAGGAGAACAGGCTGAAGCATCGCCTGCTGGCAcggctggcagcagagctgggacatgCTGTCCCAAACTCCCAGCTGCACCGGATGCGCCGTgctggggatgtgctgggtTTCTATTCCACCCCCGTGAAAGACGGGACCAAAATTGATGAACTCACAGCTGCAGAGCTTCCCCCGAACCTGAAAATCATCTGGCAGCAGTGA
- the MRPL50 gene encoding large ribosomal subunit protein mL50 isoform X2, which yields MAAVRVAAWRRSGLCAAGLRAFWSGRRCPQSTGWKEEREVEADRAVPEKEERSEPSLICPPPCSRSYLPPEDLQSRLESHVREVFGPSLPEDWQQTPLQENRLKHRLLARLAAELGHAVPNSQLHRMRRAGDVLGFYSTPVKDGTKIDELTAAELPPNLKIIWQQ from the exons ATGGCAGCGGTGCGGGTGGCGGCGTGGCGGAGGTCTGGGCTCTGCGCCGCGGGGCTCAGGGCGTTTTGGAGCGGCCGCAGGTGCCCGCAGAGCACAGGATG gaaggaggaaagagaagtgGAAGCAGACCGAGCAGTTCCTGAGAAGGAAGAGAGGAGTGAGCCCAGCCTGATCTGTCCCCCACCATGCAGCCGGAGTTACCTCCCCCCCGAGGACCTGCAGAGCCGCCTCGAGTCCCACGTCAGGGAAGTCTTTGGGCCCTCTCTTCCTGAGGACTGGCAGCAGACTCCCCTGCAGGAGAACAGGCTGAAGCATCGCCTGCTGGCAcggctggcagcagagctgggacatgCTGTCCCAAACTCCCAGCTGCACCGGATGCGCCGTgctggggatgtgctgggtTTCTATTCCACCCCCGTGAAAGACGGGACCAAAATTGATGAACTCACAGCTGCAGAGCTTCCCCCGAACCTGAAAATCATCTGGCAGCAGTGA